Genomic segment of Candidatus Hydrogenedentota bacterium:
AAGTTATGGCGCTGAATTGGTGCTCAATATCAAACCGGGGATGAGTTATGAAGAGGTTCGAGAAATCCTCGGTGATCCCGGCGTTGTCGTTGCCGGCACCGAAGAACAAAATGTTGTGTATCGATGGAGCGCCTCAGGCGTCAGCTTCATGGGACGTTTCGAAAACGGAGAATTGATCCGAAAAAATCTCATCGCGTCAGATGAGCCGAACCAAATTCCAGATGAAGAAACACGACGCTTTGATCAATCCTTATTTGAGCAGATCCAACCCGGTATGAGTATTGATGATGTACTCATGATTATCGGCATGGACGCGCAACCTTTATCTGCCGAAGGTTCCACCGTAAAACTTTATAAATGGACCGATGCGGAAGGCTCCAGTATCACCGCCCGTTTTGAAAATAAAAAGCTGGTTCGAAAATCAGGCGCGATTCTTAGCCGCAGTGAGGCAGAACACAGAGCCGCCCTCCCTGAAACAAGGCAGCCTGCTGAGGATATGGCTTCCGACGAAATGATCGCTGTTGAAGAGGAGGACATCGCAGACGAGGCACAGGAACAAAGGCAAGAATACGGGAGCACCGACGACGGAGAAATTTTGCAGCAAGGAGGGCAACAGAAAAGGGCGACTATTTCTCCAACCGAACTAGAGCAAAAATCAAAAGTCCATGTGATTGGATCGAAACGGCGGGAACGAGAGCTGTCCGAAGATGATTCTCCTTATGCGGGCCGATCTTATCGGCCGAAAACCAAGTTGCCCGAATTTAAACGAAGCTTGCGTTCAGGCTCTTATGAAATTCTTTTCCAAAATACAACAGCCCATCGTGCGCAAGTGGCGCTCATTTCTGAAGAAGGCGGTATGGAATTGAATGTGCCGCCCAACGGACGTGTAACGAAGAAAGTAGGACGGGGTACCTACAATCTTTATTTCATTTACGACAATGACCCGTACACGCTGCACCAAGGTCAATCGATTCCCGTGAAAGAATTGCTGGTTGATTTCGTCGTATATTTATTTGATGATTCCTCGGAAGTGAACCTCCTGTGAGTCATGGCAGAACGCCCTCCTTTTGCGCTGTCTTTAATCCAAGAACCAAGACAATAGTTTCGACCAAAAAACGATGTCGTGGTTTCAAGAATTAGCTCCTCTCAGTGCTGCGCCAATAAAAAAACAAATCTACTTATTTTATTTGTATTTTTGTTCACAGATTGCTACAACTATACAAGATTAAAATTTGAAGTGAAGGTATCGGAGCGTTGATGAAGTAATGCTGATGCGTTGCTTTGCATCAGCACGGTTTCTTTTGTCGGCATAATCAGGCAATGCCTGTTATAAGCGCGGACCGAATCTAAGGAATGGACGGCGCTTCGGTTGCTCATAAGGATGGGTAACCGGCAATAGTTGTATTGGGAGATGGCCACAACCATGAGGAGAAACTATCCATGGCCGCAACGAAACCAGATGTAAAAAAAGCTGCAGCAAAGAAAGCAGCGCCCAAGAAGGCACCGGCGAAGAAAGCTGTCGTAGCAAAAGCAGCGCCCAAGAAGGCACCCGCGAAAAAAGCCGCGGTGAAGAAGCCTGCTGCGCCCAAGAAGGCACCCGCGAAGAAAGCCGCAGTGAAGAAGTCTGCTGCGAAGAAATAGCCATACCGAGTCGCTATTTACCTTGAGTAATTCATGAGACCGCACAAGTCATAGGGACTTTCCCGTATAATGGCTTGGGCGGTCTTGTTTTTATATAAAACTTTCACCGCTTAGTCGTAGATCATGAACTACTCATCAATGCAAAGGAGTTATCATCAACCGATGCAGTCAAGTCAGGAACATATCTTAGAAATAGTGCAACGAGCTGTTCAGCGTTCCAAAGCGCCCGGCGCCGTGGCGTGTGTAGGTCAGGGGAATGAACGTATCTTTCTCGGTGCCGCAGGTCAACGCGCCCTTGCTCCACAGCATGAAACCGCCACGGTGGACACGCTCTATGATTTGGCGTCCTTGACTAAAGTGGTTGCGACAACAACGGCTGTACTCTTATTAAGAAATGCCGGCGTGCTGGATCTTGATCAGTCGGTATCAGCCTTTATTCCACTTGCTCATCTTGATCGTTTCACGCTGCGCCATCTCATTACACACGCTTCCGGAATCCGCGCCTGGGATGCTTTTTACACACGTCTCTCAGGACAGCTCCCCTATATCGAAGCCATCGCCGCATGTGCCGCCGATGCACAACCGGGGGTACAACGTACCTACTCCGATCTCGGTTTCATTTTATTGACTCGGGTGGTTGAGCAAGCGGCTCAAGAGAATTTTGAGACCTTTTGTAAGACCCATATCTTTGATCCACTGGGGATGAAGGATACCTGCTTCAAACCGACCGACGCGCTCCGCCAACGATGCGCCCCCACTGAGAACAACAAGGCACGGGGCGGTATCATTCGTGGCGAAGTGCACGATGATAATGCCTTTGCGTTGGGCGGCGTCTCCGGGCACGCGGGTCTTTTCAGCACAGCGGAAGATCTCGAAAAATTTTGTCGTGCATTCATGGCCGGTCGTATCTTGCCCATAGAAACACTGGACGAGATCACACGAATCGGTCAACTTCCCTATTATCCTTGGCAAGGCTTGGGATGGTGGCTGGATCCCTGCGCCTCCGGGCCAAACGGATTCCTGACCGCGCGCACTGCTCTAGGTCATACAGGCTGGACCGGAACAAGTATTTGGATGGATCGCGCCAACCAAGTATATGCGATTCTTCTGTCCAATACCTGTCATCCCAACCAAAAAAACCGGGATAACGGTGAACTGCGCCGCAGCTTTTATACCCCGCTGTCGGCTCTGTTTTATAAAGATACGACCAATGCACAAAGCGGCCTTGACCGGCTCGTACGCGACAAGTTTGCGCCCTTACATGAAAAACGATTCGCCTTATTGTCCAATACGGCTGCTGTCGATCAAACAGGTCGTCCCATCTTGGACGTCTTGGCGTTGGATAAATCACTGACTCTGCGGTACATTTACAGCCCTGAACACGGCTTTACCGGAAGCGCCGAGGCAGGCGAAAAAGTCTCCTCGAAAGAAGGCGCTGTGCCTATCATTAGTTTATACGGTGACCGCAAAGAACCTTCGCCCAGCGAACTGGCCGGCATTGATCTCTTTGTCGTCGATCTGCCTGATATCGGCGCACGCTACTATACCTATATGGCTACCATGAAAAGCTGCATGGAGGCATGCGCAAAAGCAAAGGTGCCTGTACTCGTACTGGACCGGCCCAATCCCGTCGGCGGCGCAGTGCTTGAAGGTCCCCTTCCGGCGCAATACAAATCTTCTGTTTGCTGCGCACCCATCCCCATCCGCCACGGTATGACCCTCGCTGAGCTCGCGCTCTATTTCAAAGACACCTTTTTTGCCAATACCAATCTGAAATTAAATTTCAGTCTTGCCGACAATTGGTGGCGTGAATTGGATTTTGACCAATGTAATCTGCCTTGGGTAAATCCTTCCCCGAATATACCCAACAGTGAAGCGGCACTCATGTATGTGGGCACCGCTCTTTTTGAAGGGCTCAATGTGAATGAAGGGCGGGGCACCGAAACGCCCTTCCTCGTGTGCGGCGCGCCCTGGATGAATCCCATTGAGATCTTGAAAAGAATCGACGCCGCAGAGCATCCCGGCATCGCACTCACCGGTACGATTTATATGCCCAAGTCCATACCGGGCAAAGCCACGAATCCCAAGTATCGGGATCAGCTGTGTCAGGGTATCCTCTTTAACATCACCGACAGACAACAAGCCCGGCCCTTCAAAGCAACCCTTGCCGTGATTATCGCGCTGCACCAATGTCATCCGGAACTGAAATGGGAAAATTTTTTCGATACCCTCGCCGGCGGTCCGTGGCTGCGCGAACAGATTCTAGCAGGAAGATCGGCAACAGCCATTACGGACGAGATTCAAAAGGATCTGGTGAATTTTGATGCGAAACGGCCGAAACTATATGCCCCGTTGAACACACGTCTGGAACTGTGAACCGCCTCGACGCCGATACCGCCGGTGGGCATAAAGATATTCCGCCAGCGCCCGATAGATCCACGCCACTCCCCAGCGCGGAAAAACAATGCGGGAACGGAAACAGGGATAGGCACGATACCAAGGCGCACCGTCGCTATTGCTGCGCAATTGATAATGGGTCCAGCGCAAAGTCTGCACGGCAGCGTTCAATGCGCCGGGCCGAAACTCCGCCAACGCGCTGTTGCAAAGAATCCCCTCGGCACAAGAATGAATATCAACCGGCCACGCCCCCCAACCATTTACGGGCATACCGTCAGCGCGGAACAGTTTGCGATAAAAAGAATAGCCTCGCTTTAATGAATCCGACAATTCCTCTGAGGGATGAATCTTGTATAGGGTGTAAAGGGCGCGCAGCACAAAGCCGCTATGATGATGATCCACCAATTCCATGAGTGCCGGCTCGTAGCCGTCGCCTGCAACCGATACGCCATAAGGCCATGCACCGTCTTCACGCTGTGCAGACAGACTAAACTCCAGAGCGGGCCGGAGCTCCTCCATTAAATCTCTATCCTTTATGCGCGACGCCGTATGCAAGAGATGGGACACCGTCAGCAGATTAGCATTATGCACACGCCGCTGATCAGCGGGAGTGTAGGCGAAACACCACGTATCCTTATCACCCGGCAAACGGGGCAGCGACTCCAAACAAAAGTGACTGATCCCTTGCGCCGCATCGAGCAAAGCCCCATCGCCGCAAAGACGGTGAGCAAGAAGAAAGGCCTCCCCGGCAATGGCGCCGATAACACTCACCGGCGTATTGATCGGACAGTCTAAGCCCGTGGCGCGTATGGGAAAAGGATAGCCCCAACAGAGCCCTTCATAGCCGGGCACCGCCAGCCGGCGCAGTTCATCCAAATGGCGCAATCCCCTATCCAAATGAATCGTATCCCCCGTAACTTGATAGAGCCGCAAATCACCGTGCGCTGTCAAGGCAAGGGCTTTGGGATTCAAGGCGGGCTGAATACGGAGCAGCCGCCTCGACAATAAGGGGAAACAATCGGACAGCGCCGTCGAGCTTTTACGCAGCAAGGGGCGCGTCTGCAATGCACGGAAAAAAGGATGCGCTTTAATGTCAAAAGGATCGTAACCGCATAGACCATGACGCGCAATCCAGCGGTGCAGCTGAATGATCCATTCTTGAGCGATATGGATATCTCGATTGTTTGTCAAGTACAGGGGCATAAAACCGTCAATCCTTTTTCCAACGGATTCCCAACATGACTTCTTTGAAGGTTGGATAAAAATGAGCCACAGAATAACGGGCTTTTATATGCCCACGGGCAGCGCGGCCCATCGTTTCACGCAATTCGGGCTGCCTAATTAATTGCTCTAGTTTCTCGTACCATTCTTCCGGTGAATCGGCCAAAAATCCGGTCACACCATCTTCTACTACAGTCTTGTTCATGCCCACCGGCGACAAAACCACCGGTGTGCCCGCTCCCATATATTGTAAGGCTTTGAAGGCACATTTACCCCGAGCGCGGGGAGTGTCGATTAGAGGCATCAACCCAATATCCGCTTCCGTAAGATAGTTGATTTCGTCGTCAATGATCCACTTGCGATTACGCACGGTGATCCCGGGAAAGTCCCATTCTTTCGATGTGGAAATCATCATCTCCAAGGGATATTTTGTAGAGAGTTCTTTAATGGCGGGCGCGATGCGGTCTAAGTAGCCGAGATTATCGCTGAGTCCCGTCCACCCCAGAATTATAGGCTGCCCCTCATGGTTCCCATATTGTTTCCCTCCGTACAGAGGCATATCTATGCACGTGGGGATAATGGTGGCGGGGCAGCCCTCACACTCCACATATTCCTTGATCAGTTCATTGCCTGCAACACAATGTTTGCACAAACGCGCCATTTTAGCAGTCCACCCAAAATCCATGAATCGAAGAAAAGGGCTTTCTACAAAAGCAGGCGGCTCCCAAATGGCGTCATCCAAATCCATGACAAGGCGGGGATTTAAAAAAGAAATGATACGCTCAAAAAAAGGAGGGCCATAAGGAAACACAGGGCCCCGAAAAAAAACCGCTGCCGCACCCGGCACATGCCGCAATTGGGCGAAGCGGTGCAAGAACACCAAAAAAAGGTAAAGCAGCTTTTTCAGTCTGCCTTGGGATTCATAAAGCGCTTCTTTCCAGCGCACCGGCGCGGGCACACACACAATACACCGATGCCCCTCTTCTTCGAGAAGACGGGAGAAAGACTCCACACGGTAACGTATGGCCGCGTTTTTTCGGGTTTCGCAAGCGAAGAAAACAAACTTCATGGGTCGCTACCATCGGGTTAGAGATGCTGTGTAGACACGTGCAACACGATCAACGGAAAGCACATTCACTACGGAGCTTGTATTATGGCGGGTAGATTCCCAAAACTCAAATCATGGATGGGGGCACGGCGATTGCCAAAATAACAGGGACTCCGCTGAAACACAAAAAACCTGCCTCAACAGCCGGATGCTGTAGGCAGGGTCGTCGCCATTACACGATGGTACCGGGGCTGGGGTTCGAACCCAGGACCTCTGGATCCACAATCCAGCGCTCTAACCAACTGAGCTACCCCGGCAACATAACACACCATAGTATAGCCTTTGATTGAAGGCTGTTTCAACCAAAACAGCGCGGCGATGCCGTCAGATACGATGACAGGACGGTTCAAAAAGACGGACACAGCCACCATGCCGCCACAGGATGCCGAGGACTTGAGAATCACTCTACAGTGAGCGTTGCATAACTGTAACTGTAGTCGCTGCTGAGGGGCAGCCGTATGAGCGTACGATTGGGTTCCGCAGCCATGGTCTCCGGACGCGCCACAAAATCGGCAAAGGCAGGCAATCCCCAAGATTTCTCATGAATGCCCAGTTCCAAGGGCAGCTCCGCTTCTGTTTCCAGACGAAGTGCGACCCCATCCCGAGGCGGAATTTCCAAAGATATATTCCAGTCCCTGTCTGCGCCGGGCAGTTCATGACCAAGGATCCACGCCCGATATACGGGCGCGCCTGATACGACCCGAATCCACATGCGTTCAGGACCGCGGGGCGATGAAATGATGAAACTTACCTGCCGTTTCCCCGCCACTTCCTCATCCGCCGTTATGCGCAGACTAGGCGGATCCGTCAATGGCAAAGGAGCCGGTCCTTTCAAGTAAGCCGTGTTATCATTATGTAAATAAGCGCCTGCCTTCTCCGGTGTCGCGTCGTCAGGAATGTAACGCGCCAACCAGGGATCTAACTGACGGGCGGAGCTCAGCCACCACGCCTCGTTCTTATCGTAATCCACCCCATAGGCAAGACAGTTCAGGTACGGACTCTTCACGCCGGGAAGACATCCCACATAGGCAGCGCCTAACAACACGATGCCGATGACCACCAAGGCAAGGGCTGATTGAAACCACCGTGCTGACCGCAAGAGACACCATTGAGGCAGTGAAAATGAAAAGAGCAGCATCACGCCCGGAACCAACACAACAGAAAGCATAGAGGTTACGGTGTAGAAAGGCATGACCAATACGGGCGTAAGAAACATAAAAGGCGGCACGGCAAAAAACAAAGAAAAACGGATAGAACGGGGCGAACTGGCCTCTCCCTGTCGTGAACCTATCAGCAAGATCAAGAGATAGACCAATCCGAAAGCCAACGGGATCAGCGTGAGGTTCGCGCCGCCGGGCAACATAACTTGACACAGCATCAAACCAACAAGGAACCATACTAAAGCGCCCGCTAACATTTCCTGCGGCCGCGACCATCGGCGCAGCAACGCAGCGACTACAAGAAAGATAGCCGTGCCCACTGCAACAAGTCCCAGAGAAAAGGTATTATTTTGATATAAAGCCATTTCCCGAAAACGCAGAAAGATCAGGTAGCAAGAGGGTATCGCCACAAGAGAAAAGAAAAATGAAGTGATGGGAAAGATAAGGGTGCCAACCACAACACCGCGCCACGTGAGGCTCTTGGAAAGAAAGCCGTAGAGAAAGACCGCCAAAAAAACAACGAGGGCAAGAAGTGCCAGCCGCCAGCCCCACGCAATAGGATATACCACCATATGACCGCCCAATGTATTGAAATATTGTGCGTCGGGCGCGTAACAATCATTGAGGGGAATCGTTCCAAAATGACGGGCAAGACCAAGGGTATAATTACCGTGGTGTTGTAGACTGGACAGACTAATATTTTCCGCATTGTCCAACACCGTATGGTAATGTTGGAAGCCATTTACAAAGGCAACATTTAATCCCGCCACGTCATACTTATAGTGTTCAAAGTCGCTGTTGAAAGGCATCCGCTTATAAAAGTCGTACATAACGGAATTTGCCCGTGCGCCGACACCTGCCTTCGCAAGTTCACGGACGACAAAACCGTTTTCCGGCGAGGTCTCAAACATGAGGGAGGGACCGCAGCTGCCCCGTGCTTCCAGCCCAAGCATGACGCGCACATCCTGAAACCACGGATGATTGCGGAAGCCTTTTGCGCCGCCCATATTAAATTCTTCCTGATCGGCAAAGACAAAGATAATATCATTGCGCAGCTTCGGCATGCCGGTGAGGGCCCGTGCCGTTTCCAATAGGGCGGCAACGGCTGCCCAATCATCAGCGGCGCCCGGGCCCCAAGGCACAGAATCAAAATGGGCGTCCATAGCGAAAGCATTCCCGGATTCACTGCCCCGTATACGCCCGAGCACGGCGCGGCGGCGCGATACTTGCCGTTCCCCCGTCTTGTCATACTGAAAGAGCAGTTCCGTTTCTACACCAAGATCTTCCAAAGTTTTTTGAATGTAGGCGCAGGCTTCATCATTACGCAAGGATCCTGCCGGCTGCGGCGCTGTACATACTTTTTCGATATGATGCCATGCACGGATGGCAGAGAACTGATCCGGCGCTGCCGAGGTGGGAAGAGGGCGGGGCGCAAGGGAATACTGCCACGCGAAAACAGCAGCAGCAGCAAGAATAATCAGAGGAATGATGTTGGCAACAGAGGAACGATGAAACAAGGTCATAGGATGCTCCTTTCAGGGACATTCACCCCGTCGGCACGATTTCGCCGAAAGCGAAATCACCCAATCATTAAGACTTCAAGGAGAAATGAAATGTTTCACCGACACTGTGATAAAAAAAAGACAGGCAAACAAATCGCCTGTCTTTCACTAATCTACAGCATCACAACCATAAAGGATTGTTAATTATCCGCCAAACAATACGTCGGA
This window contains:
- a CDS encoding M28 family peptidase, with the translated sequence MTLFHRSSVANIIPLIILAAAAVFAWQYSLAPRPLPTSAAPDQFSAIRAWHHIEKVCTAPQPAGSLRNDEACAYIQKTLEDLGVETELLFQYDKTGERQVSRRRAVLGRIRGSESGNAFAMDAHFDSVPWGPGAADDWAAVAALLETARALTGMPKLRNDIIFVFADQEEFNMGGAKGFRNHPWFQDVRVMLGLEARGSCGPSLMFETSPENGFVVRELAKAGVGARANSVMYDFYKRMPFNSDFEHYKYDVAGLNVAFVNGFQHYHTVLDNAENISLSSLQHHGNYTLGLARHFGTIPLNDCYAPDAQYFNTLGGHMVVYPIAWGWRLALLALVVFLAVFLYGFLSKSLTWRGVVVGTLIFPITSFFFSLVAIPSCYLIFLRFREMALYQNNTFSLGLVAVGTAIFLVVAALLRRWSRPQEMLAGALVWFLVGLMLCQVMLPGGANLTLIPLAFGLVYLLILLIGSRQGEASSPRSIRFSLFFAVPPFMFLTPVLVMPFYTVTSMLSVVLVPGVMLLFSFSLPQWCLLRSARWFQSALALVVIGIVLLGAAYVGCLPGVKSPYLNCLAYGVDYDKNEAWWLSSARQLDPWLARYIPDDATPEKAGAYLHNDNTAYLKGPAPLPLTDPPSLRITADEEVAGKRQVSFIISSPRGPERMWIRVVSGAPVYRAWILGHELPGADRDWNISLEIPPRDGVALRLETEAELPLELGIHEKSWGLPAFADFVARPETMAAEPNRTLIRLPLSSDYSYSYATLTVE
- a CDS encoding DUF1343 domain-containing protein, translating into MQSSQEHILEIVQRAVQRSKAPGAVACVGQGNERIFLGAAGQRALAPQHETATVDTLYDLASLTKVVATTTAVLLLRNAGVLDLDQSVSAFIPLAHLDRFTLRHLITHASGIRAWDAFYTRLSGQLPYIEAIAACAADAQPGVQRTYSDLGFILLTRVVEQAAQENFETFCKTHIFDPLGMKDTCFKPTDALRQRCAPTENNKARGGIIRGEVHDDNAFALGGVSGHAGLFSTAEDLEKFCRAFMAGRILPIETLDEITRIGQLPYYPWQGLGWWLDPCASGPNGFLTARTALGHTGWTGTSIWMDRANQVYAILLSNTCHPNQKNRDNGELRRSFYTPLSALFYKDTTNAQSGLDRLVRDKFAPLHEKRFALLSNTAAVDQTGRPILDVLALDKSLTLRYIYSPEHGFTGSAEAGEKVSSKEGAVPIISLYGDRKEPSPSELAGIDLFVVDLPDIGARYYTYMATMKSCMEACAKAKVPVLVLDRPNPVGGAVLEGPLPAQYKSSVCCAPIPIRHGMTLAELALYFKDTFFANTNLKLNFSLADNWWRELDFDQCNLPWVNPSPNIPNSEAALMYVGTALFEGLNVNEGRGTETPFLVCGAPWMNPIEILKRIDAAEHPGIALTGTIYMPKSIPGKATNPKYRDQLCQGILFNITDRQQARPFKATLAVIIALHQCHPELKWENFFDTLAGGPWLREQILAGRSATAITDEIQKDLVNFDAKRPKLYAPLNTRLEL
- a CDS encoding glycosyltransferase family 4 protein — encoded protein: MKFVFFACETRKNAAIRYRVESFSRLLEEEGHRCIVCVPAPVRWKEALYESQGRLKKLLYLFLVFLHRFAQLRHVPGAAAVFFRGPVFPYGPPFFERIISFLNPRLVMDLDDAIWEPPAFVESPFLRFMDFGWTAKMARLCKHCVAGNELIKEYVECEGCPATIIPTCIDMPLYGGKQYGNHEGQPIILGWTGLSDNLGYLDRIAPAIKELSTKYPLEMMISTSKEWDFPGITVRNRKWIIDDEINYLTEADIGLMPLIDTPRARGKCAFKALQYMGAGTPVVLSPVGMNKTVVEDGVTGFLADSPEEWYEKLEQLIRQPELRETMGRAARGHIKARYSVAHFYPTFKEVMLGIRWKKD